In Nostoc sp. UHCC 0926, a single genomic region encodes these proteins:
- the nifK gene encoding nitrogenase molybdenum-iron protein subunit beta, with protein sequence MPQNPEKIQDHVELFHQPEYKQLFQNKKQFENGHEAEEVERVAEWTKSWDYREKNFAREALTVNPAKGCQPLGAIFAAVGFEGTLPFVQGSQGCVAYFRTHLTRHYKEPFSGVSSSMTEDAAVFGGLQNMIDGLANSYQLYKPKMIAVCTTCMAEVIGDDLQSFINNAKEAGSVPQDFPVPYAHTPSFVGSHITGYDNMMKGILSNLTAGHKKETSNGKINFIPGFDTYVGNNREIKRIASLFGLDYTILADNSDYLDSPNTGEFDMYPGGTKIEDAEDSINAIATIALQAHSTLKTREYIQKEWKQPTAVCRPWGIKGTDELLMKISELSGLPIPEELEIERGRAVDAMTDSHSWIHGKRFAIYGEPDLVYSVTGFMLEMGAEPVHILVNNSNEVFEAEMKELLASSPFGRNATVWPGKDLWHMRSLMFTEPVDFLVGNTYGKYLWRDTKIPLVRIGYPIMDRHHLHRYATIGYQGIINLLNWTVNTLFEEIDRNTNIPSKTDISYDLIR encoded by the coding sequence ATGCCTCAGAATCCAGAAAAAATTCAAGATCACGTAGAGTTATTCCACCAACCAGAGTACAAACAGCTATTTCAAAACAAAAAGCAGTTTGAAAATGGTCACGAAGCCGAAGAAGTAGAACGGGTTGCAGAATGGACGAAAAGTTGGGATTATCGTGAAAAGAACTTCGCTCGTGAAGCTTTAACCGTTAACCCTGCTAAAGGCTGCCAACCATTGGGAGCAATCTTTGCTGCTGTTGGTTTTGAAGGTACTCTACCTTTTGTTCAAGGTTCTCAAGGTTGCGTTGCTTACTTCCGCACCCACTTAACCCGTCACTACAAAGAACCATTCTCTGGTGTATCTTCTTCAATGACTGAAGATGCAGCCGTGTTTGGTGGTCTGCAAAACATGATTGACGGGTTGGCGAACTCTTACCAACTCTACAAGCCCAAGATGATTGCTGTCTGCACCACCTGTATGGCAGAAGTAATCGGTGATGACTTGCAGTCTTTCATCAACAACGCCAAGGAAGCTGGTTCAGTTCCTCAAGATTTCCCAGTACCCTACGCTCACACCCCTAGTTTTGTTGGCTCCCACATCACTGGTTACGACAACATGATGAAGGGAATTCTTTCTAACTTGACAGCAGGTCATAAGAAAGAAACCAGCAACGGCAAGATCAACTTCATCCCAGGTTTTGACACCTACGTAGGCAACAACCGCGAAATCAAGCGGATTGCTTCCCTGTTCGGCTTAGACTACACCATTCTAGCTGACAACAGCGACTACCTGGATTCACCTAATACAGGTGAGTTCGATATGTACCCAGGTGGTACAAAGATTGAAGATGCAGAAGATTCAATTAATGCTATAGCTACAATTGCTCTGCAAGCACACTCCACTCTCAAGACTCGTGAGTACATTCAAAAAGAGTGGAAGCAACCAACCGCAGTTTGCCGTCCTTGGGGTATTAAGGGTACTGATGAGTTATTGATGAAAATCAGCGAACTTAGTGGTTTACCCATTCCCGAAGAATTGGAAATTGAACGCGGTCGGGCAGTTGATGCCATGACTGACTCTCACTCATGGATTCACGGCAAGCGCTTCGCTATCTACGGTGAACCAGATTTAGTATACAGCGTAACTGGCTTTATGCTGGAAATGGGTGCTGAACCTGTGCATATCTTGGTTAACAACAGCAACGAAGTATTTGAAGCAGAAATGAAAGAACTGCTCGCTTCTAGCCCCTTCGGTAGGAATGCAACTGTTTGGCCTGGTAAAGACTTGTGGCACATGCGTTCTCTAATGTTCACCGAACCTGTAGACTTCCTTGTCGGTAACACCTACGGTAAGTACCTGTGGCGCGACACCAAGATTCCCCTCGTGAGAATCGGCTACCCGATCATGGATCGTCACCACTTACACCGCTACGCCACCATTGGTTACCAAGGTATAATCAACCTCCTCAACTGGACTGTAAATACCCTGTTTGAAGAAATCGATCGCAACACCAACATTCCTTCTAAGACAGATATTTCCTACGACTTGATTCGTTAG
- a CDS encoding Mo-dependent nitrogenase C-terminal domain-containing protein, which produces METINHTHDHTHPHPNYHPPNYKKPGKFNNLLNPLRRVVDGIQVKNNRIAHLICQTIPCCCPFERQIKLFGRSIDIPPLCKLNPLYDEFVGLRFRALSYLADECGEDVKKYIC; this is translated from the coding sequence ATGGAAACCATCAATCATACTCACGACCACACTCATCCTCATCCTAATTACCATCCACCTAACTATAAAAAGCCAGGGAAGTTTAACAATCTTCTCAATCCGTTGCGCCGTGTAGTGGATGGAATTCAGGTTAAAAATAATCGCATAGCTCATCTAATTTGCCAAACAATTCCTTGTTGTTGTCCCTTTGAGCGACAAATTAAATTATTTGGGCGGTCTATTGATATCCCACCACTGTGTAAACTCAATCCTTTATATGACGAATTTGTAGGATTGCGTTTCCGTGCTTTATCTTACCTCGCTGATGAATGTGGAGAGGATGTCAAAAAATACATTTGTTAG
- a CDS encoding REP-associated tyrosine transposase produces MPNYRRPHILGGTYFITQVTYQRQPWLCSDIGRTALRAALNHVRKNYPFSIDAFVLLPDHFHSLWTLPEGDRNISIRMLLIKRFVTKYYGHQLGLDIGISRSREKRKEGNLWQRRFWEHLIRDDVDFTNHCDYIHYNPVRHQLCESPQQWTFSSIHRFIQQKIYPLDWGGDGQVQLSSDIWDV; encoded by the coding sequence ATGCCCAACTACCGTAGACCCCATATTCTTGGTGGCACCTACTTTATCACTCAAGTTACCTACCAACGACAACCTTGGCTTTGCTCCGATATCGGGCGCACTGCTCTCCGTGCCGCGCTTAATCATGTCCGCAAGAATTACCCTTTTTCTATTGATGCCTTTGTTTTACTACCAGATCACTTTCATAGTCTATGGACTTTGCCTGAAGGAGATAGGAATATATCGATACGAATGCTCTTAATCAAACGCTTTGTGACCAAATACTATGGGCATCAGCTAGGGCTTGATATAGGTATCTCCCGTTCACGAGAAAAGCGAAAAGAAGGAAACTTATGGCAACGCCGTTTCTGGGAGCATTTAATTCGAGATGATGTTGATTTTACTAATCATTGTGACTACATCCACTATAATCCTGTGCGGCATCAGCTTTGTGAATCACCGCAGCAATGGACTTTTTCGAGTATTCATCGTTTTATTCAACAAAAGATTTACCCGTTAGATTGGGGCGGTGATGGTCAGGTTCAGCTTTCGTCGGATATTTGGGATGTTTGA